A stretch of the Arthrobacter stackebrandtii genome encodes the following:
- a CDS encoding alpha/beta hydrolase family protein, translated as MELTFTCDDGREIHGTLFEVPCSVEHRGTVVIGSATAVTAGYYHRYAAFLAAAGYTALTFDYRGIGDSRGGSLRGQKVRWYQWGSLDIDTVLDWALSHSGGKPVHYVGHSFGGFGVGLAANAARLGRILTVGAQHAYWRDLTLRHQLGHWGRAALMLPLLPTVGYFPAKRLGLMEDLPVGVALDWARSRKDFTTAARGSQRVSLRAHQAAVTAPILALAPDDDSYATIPAMERAVAYTPNSPSRVIHLHPSDYGETSLGHFALFHSRYRHTFWEQTLGWLNGDGWGHHPWE; from the coding sequence ATGGAACTGACCTTCACCTGCGACGACGGGCGCGAAATCCACGGCACACTGTTTGAGGTGCCTTGCAGCGTTGAGCACCGGGGCACGGTCGTGATCGGCTCAGCCACCGCGGTCACGGCCGGCTACTACCACCGCTACGCCGCATTCCTGGCCGCCGCCGGCTACACCGCCCTCACGTTCGACTACCGCGGGATCGGCGATTCCCGGGGAGGGTCCCTGCGCGGGCAGAAGGTCCGCTGGTACCAGTGGGGTTCGCTGGACATCGACACCGTCCTGGACTGGGCGCTCTCACACAGCGGCGGCAAACCCGTGCACTATGTGGGCCACAGCTTTGGCGGGTTCGGCGTGGGGCTGGCAGCCAACGCGGCCCGGCTCGGACGGATCCTCACCGTGGGCGCCCAGCACGCCTACTGGCGAGACCTCACCCTCCGCCACCAGCTGGGCCACTGGGGGCGGGCCGCACTCATGCTGCCGCTGCTGCCCACCGTCGGCTACTTTCCGGCCAAGCGGCTGGGGCTCATGGAGGACCTGCCGGTTGGCGTTGCCCTTGACTGGGCCCGTTCCCGCAAGGACTTTACGACGGCGGCCCGCGGCTCCCAGCGCGTGTCCCTCCGCGCCCACCAGGCGGCCGTGACGGCACCGATCCTGGCCCTGGCCCCCGACGACGACTCCTATGCCACGATTCCCGCCATGGAGCGTGCCGTCGCCTACACACCCAACAGCCCCTCCCGCGTCATCCACCTGCACCCCTCCGACTACGGCGAAACATCGCTGGGGCACTTCGCCTTGTTCCACAGCCGCTACCGGCACACCTTTTGGGAACAGACACTGGGTTGGCTGAACGGCGACGGCTGGGGGCACCACCCCTGGGAGTAG
- a CDS encoding molybdopterin molybdotransferase MoeA, with protein sequence MVQQQSPFSPGELPDPATSPVPDLAPAPGAAGAPGEVPAVVLPHSWEEARELAWTVAQPLPPHAVPLGPALGRILASDLHARHAMPHYASSAMDGWAVAGSAPWILAGPGEPLSPGQAVPIVTGGLIPKGAKSVLRSESGQISTDSEGLPVLVLGGGARPGEPKNGQHIRPAGQEAEAGELLAKAGTTLNPAHISLAALGGHDELSVLGRPAVKIVLTGDEVVPAGIPDPGFVRDAFSPQLGAVVGSLGGAVVGLQRAADNLASTLDALADDGDDPADVVVTTGATGHSSADFLREAILSMGGTFHVRHIAMRPGHPTLLAELPDGRFIVGLPGNPLAAMVGLLTLGAPLLARLGSLPRPAVGTVVCGSPVKAYHGPTRIMPYRLVYGLASPCAHTDSAMMRGLSQADGLMVVPPHGVKMGESVPAVPLPWN encoded by the coding sequence ATGGTCCAACAGCAGAGTCCGTTCTCGCCCGGGGAATTGCCCGACCCGGCCACCTCACCGGTGCCCGACCTTGCCCCGGCGCCAGGTGCCGCAGGGGCGCCCGGAGAGGTGCCCGCCGTCGTGCTTCCCCACAGCTGGGAGGAGGCCCGGGAGCTGGCTTGGACCGTGGCGCAGCCGCTGCCGCCCCACGCGGTGCCGCTGGGCCCCGCGCTGGGCCGGATTCTCGCATCGGACCTGCACGCACGGCACGCGATGCCGCACTATGCCTCGTCCGCGATGGACGGCTGGGCGGTGGCGGGCAGCGCGCCGTGGATCCTGGCCGGGCCGGGCGAGCCGCTGTCGCCGGGACAGGCCGTGCCGATCGTCACCGGAGGGTTGATTCCCAAGGGCGCCAAGTCGGTCCTGCGCAGTGAATCGGGGCAGATTTCCACGGATTCGGAGGGGCTGCCGGTGCTGGTCCTGGGCGGCGGGGCGCGGCCCGGTGAGCCGAAGAACGGCCAGCACATCCGCCCTGCAGGCCAGGAAGCGGAAGCGGGGGAACTGCTGGCCAAGGCCGGAACCACGCTGAACCCGGCCCATATTTCGCTTGCGGCATTGGGCGGCCACGACGAGCTTTCCGTCCTGGGCCGGCCCGCCGTGAAGATTGTCCTGACGGGGGACGAAGTGGTGCCTGCCGGCATCCCCGACCCCGGATTTGTGCGCGACGCGTTTTCCCCGCAACTGGGCGCCGTGGTGGGATCGCTGGGAGGTGCCGTGGTGGGGCTGCAGCGGGCCGCGGACAATCTGGCGTCCACGCTGGATGCGCTGGCCGATGACGGAGACGACCCGGCCGACGTCGTGGTCACCACGGGTGCCACCGGCCATTCCTCAGCTGATTTCCTGCGCGAAGCCATCCTGTCCATGGGCGGCACGTTCCATGTTCGGCACATTGCCATGCGCCCCGGGCACCCCACGCTGTTGGCCGAATTGCCCGACGGGCGCTTCATCGTTGGCCTGCCGGGAAACCCCCTCGCCGCAATGGTGGGGCTGCTGACGCTTGGCGCGCCGCTGCTGGCACGGCTTGGCAGCCTGCCCCGCCCGGCGGTGGGGACGGTGGTGTGCGGATCCCCGGTCAAGGCGTACCACGGGCCCACGCGGATCATGCCCTACCGGCTGGTGTACGGGCTGGCCTCGCCGTGCGCCCACACGGATTCGGCCATGATGCGCGGGCTGTCCCAGGCCGACGGTCTCATGGTGGTTCCGCCGCACGGAGTGAAGATGGGCGAATCCGTGCCGGCGGTGCCGCTGCCATGGAACTGA